One Mangifera indica cultivar Alphonso unplaced genomic scaffold, CATAS_Mindica_2.1 Un_0201, whole genome shotgun sequence genomic region harbors:
- the LOC123208260 gene encoding protein YIF1B-like: YSYSARFSPEALNWMFVKGLLGWFMQVMLLKVTLLSLGSGEAPLLDIVAYAGYAFAGVCLAVLGRILLSYSYYLLILWTCMCMGIFLVKTMKRVLFAEMRSHDSSRHHYLLIFIAFAQLPLFLWLGNITVNWLF; this comes from the coding sequence TATTCATATTCTGCCAGGTTTAGCCCAGAAGCTCTAAACTGGATGTTTGTCAAGGGATTGCTTGGATGGTTTATGCAAGTCATGCTCCTGAAAGTAACTCTGCTTTCGTTGGGTAGTGGGGAGGCACCTTTGCTGGACATTGTGGCATATGCTGGTTATGCTTTTGCAGGAGTGTGTCTGGCTGTTCTTGGGAGGATCCTGTTGAGTTACTCTTACTATTTGCTGATTCTCTGGACATGCATGTGCATGGGAATCTTCTTGGTGAAGACGATGAAGAGAGTCCTCTTCGCTGAGATGAGAAGTCATGATTCAAGCAGGCATCATTATCTCCTGATCTTTATTGCTTTTGCTCAGCTCCCACTTTTCTTGTGGCTTGGCAACATTACTGTTAACTGGCTTTTTTAA